In Mauremys reevesii isolate NIE-2019 linkage group 9, ASM1616193v1, whole genome shotgun sequence, the genomic stretch TAAAGCCACAgtagggaccatcatgatcagtCTGACCTGCAATTGTAAGTGTATTccaccactcctgtaatagacccataaccactggctgagttactgaagtctgaaaatcatgatttaaagacttcaaagtcaCAGAGAATCCCCCATTTAGATTAGTTTAAACTTGCAACTGACCCATGCTTAATGTTGCAGAGCAAAGCTAAAAACCCGTagctgccaatctgacctggaggaaaattccttctcaaccccaaataggccaatcagttagaccctgagcatgtgggcaagacccaccaggtaGCCAGCcgcctgggaaagaattctctatagtaactcagagccaTCCCCATCTAGTGACCCATCACTGAGGTCATTGGTGCTATGGCCTCAGTTTTGGAACAGTCtctaggacagaggtgggcaaactttttggcccgagggccacatctgggtggggaaattgcatgcagagccatcaatgtagggctggggcagggggttgggatgcaggagggagtgcagggtgtgggaggggatgcggtGTGCCGgaaggggctcggggcagggggttggggcacaggaggagtgcggggtgtacaaaggggttcagggcagggggttgaggtgcaggaggggtgcagcaggaggctcagggcagagggttggggtgcaggaggggtgcagcaggaggctcagggcagggagttgaggggcaggaggggtggggggtgcaggaggggtgtagggtgtgggagggggtacggtgtgcaggaaggggctcgggccagggagttggggcacaggaggagtgcggggtgtacaaggtggctcagggcagggggttgaggtgcaggaggggtgcagcaggaggctcagggcagggggttggggtgcaggaggggtgcagggtgtgggctccgcCCAAGCACCGATTACCtggagcggctccggggtggcagctgcacgcagtggggctaagacaggctccctgcaggcccggccctgcgccacaccactcccggaagcggccagcactgcgtccctgtggcccctggtggtggtggggggcaaaGGGCTCCACGTGCTACCCTCCCCTACGGGTACCTCCTCCGAagatcccattggccacggttccccattcccagccaatgggagctgcggggggcggtgcctggaggtgagggcagcgcacggagccttctgccccccattccccaggggctgcagggacgtgcagggccggcccacaacattttggcatctgaggcagggggctcaaatgacacccccatactccctcgcttgggccaaaacttttaaaggtctcaattctgccttcttcctgttctacttctCTCCTggcactgctctgctacctaccccaataaaggagaactaacttaaaatgccttattaaaaaatttttaagtaacacttaactttcaaacgcctgaacagcaaatgtaacttttcttgtctgcatagtaaacactggcatttgtaTCTGTTTGACTAATCAAAgaggtgctttccgtgccttttTGGTTGCAAAGagttgaactgcttcctgaaggtccacagtctgggccagctcatgctctattgagatggttgcaaggccgaccagcctcttctgtgtcattgtggagcgtagatgtgtttgtATTACTGTTCGTTCGGGACCGTCACAGTCAGCGGGGCTGTGGAGAATGAGTCGCCATGTCTCACACAATTTTGCTTGTTCAGCCTACCAAGAGGCCAGAAGGGAGAACATATGCTGACTATGAATCGGTGAATGAGTGCATGGAAAGAGTTTGTAAAATGTATGAAGAACATCTGAAGAGAATGAATCCCAACAGCCCATCCATTACATATGACATCAGCCAGTTTGATTTTATTGATGACCTGGCAGACTCAGCTGTCTAGTTTACCGTGCTGACACTCAGACATACCAACCCTACAATAAAGACTGGATAAAGGAGAAGATCTACGTCCTCCTccgcaggcaggctcagcaagcaAGCAAATAATGGGGCAGCCTCATTATGGGGTTTGGGGAGGGCTTGGACAACAGGTGTGTACAGTAGTAGAAGTTTTGTATTATAGTCATCCTGTTGTCATCTTGTTAAACTCTAGTCAGGACTGAATGTATTGTTAGCGATGCAAGGATTTTGTTCAGTTTGAAACCCTTTTTTTAGTGTAAATGAAGAAGAAAATGTAACATCTTTGGCAGGGATTTAACTTTGTTTCTCTCTGGTTGGCTAACAATCCTACTTTTGTTCAATCCCCTAGGGCTGTTCATATGCTTTGCTAGATTCACTGTATGTGCCCTTCTGCGGGATATCCAACTATTAGTTATGTCATTGAGACAAAAGACATAGtggaaaataaaatgaatactctttagttaaaaaaaaacaaacaaaaaaacacttcagcttggagaagctgcgttctcgaCTAGCAACTGTTAAaagaagtgttagaagtatgcacagagcaacaaaagcatttggaaagagggtggtcatcttatttgtgcacctATATTCCAGAatagcctttggagttgatcctgctgaaatgtatcttgaaagggctttcagttcatcacctaaatcactcgcatcaatattgctcatgtcatcatgtgtcagcactgtctctagtgccctgcattgctggtgtaggtcttcttcaggtatagtgaggagttttggaatatcatacaacatcccaaatatactgctgtgttccttgagctgcatgaaatgttcttcaactgactgtactgcacaatctagcacctggttaaagaattcaactttgaattgttgtttgggatcTCTTATGAGATTATcctgtgcctcataatcaaaatgtcttcttcttcggtgactcttgtattcttgaatgggtgggacaatagcttcagtgtgaagttcctctgccaacttctgtgcactcttcagaatattttgaaatccctcatctgaccggtaagactgtaggtatgactttgctttgtccagttgtcccattgctccagatatatcaaggtcaacaccttggagtctcttgctgacaacatttatttctaacagtatgtcatgccacaacactaagccacacagaaatttgaagttatgtatttttctggtgattccatttccctctgccactgttctcccacaaatgtcatagcattatcctccataatggcaactatggcatcatctgtcttcccaatttggtgtttgataggctttattgcctccactcaactttcccattgtgtggcactcagtggttttagtgtcagagaggatgttcccagatgttgcttcaaaatttcccatcgatgagttgatgcagagaaaaatacagatgctttgaattacattaaaaaattcagcagcctcactagaagctgacgctgcatcactgaccaccaagttcaatgaatgagaactctatgggacaaaaaaagctcaagtgtttaactctcagatccgtgtctgcactcctctgttctttcctctcatgttggcaccattatcgtagccctgacttCTAAAGTCagccacaggtgccaactttccttggctccggagcaggggcggctctaggaatccggctgccccaagcagggcggcatgccgcagggggcgggctgccgggcgccggtcccgcggctcctggtGTCCTCTTGCAGACGtacctgcggaggggccgctggtcccgcggctccggtggagcttccgcagtcatgcctgtgggaggtccgctgtcccatggctccggtggacctcccgcaggcatgactgagttaggtccaccggagccgcctgccgccctgctggcaaaatgctgccTCACGCGCGCGcgtggcgcgctggggtctagagccggccctgctccggAGGGTGcttgcaccctcccgcccccagccccacaccacctcagccccctccctgcccctattggcccctccccaaattcccagccccacctcttccccgagcgCGCCGCACACGCCacgttcctcctcctccccctccctcccagggcttgccacacaaaacagctgtttcgcggtgcaagcgctgggagggaggggggagaagcaggatgcagtgatgcgctcaggggaggaggcggaggcagagcagaagtggaggtgagctggggcggggagctgccggtgggtgcagagcacccactaatgtttcctcatgggtgctccagccccagagcacctacggagtcggcgcctatcatgtcagctatcgcaattcccgtaccTTTCAGCTtcttaagaagcacatttgtcataccagctcctgtagtaacatcaatgtcaataaattctagaaaatgctctctgacagtcaccattgcagggacattttcactcggttctgttgttgttacaaaacgcaccattaaagtcatttgttccgtatggctgatgtcaggtgtgcagaaTAACAGattaatatcttgctgacttcagatctgccgcaatcttctgtttgacttttgttgccagtaaatgtatgatctcattttgaattgtttttccaaggtagtggtgtgtgtacatttcttgggtggtgactcttcttagatgctcctggagtacagcatcaaactcagccatcagctccacaattttaaggaagtttccattgtttggtaCACACatctgatctgaagtgccacgcagtgctaggttttgggtagcaagcattctcacaatggcaatgagccttttcagaacattttgccagtaaagagactctgatgcaatcttctcttgatgctgattatctatggtggcctttaatctTAGTCTCAtccaagctctttccacctatggaatgctctctggtgatttgctgccttctcatggcatgccagatttctagccagatttttccagtcctttgttcctgtagaacccaatgtggctggaacattagactggaagagtttgcaacaaaaacagtatgcagcattctgggtttttgagtacataagccagggcctctccactttgtcaccattggggatttgacgccagtaatgtgttggatggaaacttctgttttcattgtctttggggtacatgaagtttttcacttgctgtggcccatgcagtagaaggaagtccctcaggctactgctccagtgggtccacagtcctggatcatctagactaaaggaactaaactcagcagcagctgtttcttgcgcttccaccacactcttctctgatctacacttttcttcaggaatgtgcatggttacaccatttgagatggagatatggatgctgcagtagctgctgggtcacctgcactctgactaactggaagatcaggcatctcctcaccactcacatcctcactggggccagaaggctcaccgtgaacatttgtgtctatgtatctcaggagagctccttcctgcttagatagaaaagctgcctttgcttgctttctttttctgaatgctgccccagaggggcgttttcttctttcactcctgactgctgttctgtgccagctatagtggctctcaacacatAATtaaaggggacaaataagcaggctggtagcaaggcctgagtgagggacgatatcagcatcttaagggcttaagtggctcctactacttcagctgactgcctgttctcttcaggtgggttcagggaagcagcagaaaacaggaagctccctgagaagctggtgttaatcagtccaggctcctgggggtgctagagaggtacataagtagctccttcttctctctctccctgcagctcctgctactttcttttattccctctcaccttttctcctgcctgcctgttatgtctcttgtgcccagGGTCGGCTTTAGGCACCagccctccaagcatgtgcttggggtggcactttctaAGGGGCGTCActccgccccccccctttttttttttgcttggggcagccctggtgcAGCCACTCGCCCTGTCAGCGCGCAAGCTGGGATccacgccccctgcccagcccggcggcgccctgcacagcccactcagGGAAACGCCGCGccgccctggggagactcagagcggcagtggcagcaggacccctcctccctccctgcatcctgggccccgcctccctccctccccggctcctcacacattccgggagcccctctcgccgctGCCgcagagtgtgtgaggagccggggagagaggaagggaggtggggtcccctggagccgagcccgggctgcggcTGCGGCGAGAAGGgctcccagagtcagggctgcccggggggggggggcgggtgagcaagtggggcaattttccccaggccccacaggggccccctaTGAGTATGTCGGAGGCTCCCCACGCCTACGTCTTCCCTCATCCCCCGCTGTCTCagctggtaagggggcggggctgcgagctgcaGCTGAGCAGCAGGAACTCAGGCCCCACTGGAGACACCACATTGCTGCAGCGCTGTCCGGGAGAgggggtaagcagcatggtaaggggctggggccagagctgggcacccccccgaccccatcccccccctcagccctgacccccagctctgagcccagcccctcagagctgggcacccgcccgaccccatcccccacagccctgacccccagctccgagcccagcccctcggagCTGGGCACcctcctgaccccatccccatcccccccatccctgacccccagctccgagcccagcccctctgagccgggcaccccccgaccccatccccacagccctgaccccagctctgagcccagcccctctgagccggccaccccagcaccatccccacagccctgacccccagctctgagcccagcccctctgagccaggcaccCTCCCGACctcatccccacagccctgaccccagctccgagcccagcccctctgagccgggcaccccgaccccatccccagccctgaccccagctctgagcccagcccctctcagccggccacccccagcaccatcccccccacaaccctgactcccagctccgagcccagcccctctgagccggacaccccgCAACCCCATCtctccactgccctgagcccagcccctgtgagccgggcaccccccaacccagagcccagctccccacccagccctgggcaacagcagcccattggcaccaaccatcaccatcacccagcaacagcccattatgtaattgcaaatgtagacataccattaaagcatttaatgtttttaaataatgtatttagtgtattttcaaattattacaaattaatttttgaatgtatttcactagttattttttacatttccaaatacacgttactatagtattgcaacttttttttatggaaggggcccccgaaattgctttgcctcaggccccctgaatcctctgggcggccctgcccagagtgtgtgaggagctgaggagggagggaagtggggtcccctggagccgagcccgggctgcgatggcggcgaggggctcctggagtgtgtgaggaggtgaacGGCCGGTTGGgctcgtcggtgctgagcaggtagccccgcagccAGAGATCCTCACCTTCCCACCCGCCGGGGCTGGACCAGagcaccgtgaggctgaagagcagcaggtccggggggctctccaggtcctcggccgccagcatgtcaggggtgaggggggtgaacacgaactgatccacctcggccaccagcagcgccgcgaagcccagggagggggccgtgttcttCGCACcaccacctggaagtactcccgctccgcgccgcccagcagctccacccgcatggggacagagttgcagctgggccagggctcagctgccatgtgctggtagcggatcccacgttttggggggagcccagtgctggggcgtcagggagtgtgtgtggggggaagagagagcccagtgctgtagcggcagggggtgcaggtgggggggcactggtgggcgggggggagctcagggctggagccaaaaaattttttgcttggggtggcaaaaaacctagagccggccctgcttgtgccctccttcctcctccacagcattccaccatctctgtgcatctagagcagagagaatacatatgcaccagcagcagacacaattttctacaccaggggtcggcaacctacggcacgcgtgccaaagacggcacgcaagctgattttgagtggcacgctgccgcagtcctgacccccagccccactcagcccccccgctctcccctgcaggggcaggaggcagaagctcggtcctgcggcagccaagctcccccctcccccacttcttcccccagcgtgacgctttcctgcccctccccctctccttccctgcaccaatcagctgatggccctagcgagggggagggaggagatagagagaggtagggacggggccttggggaagggggtggaacagggcatatcccgtccagccgctcagggcagggggctgggagcacccctacgagccgagcaccccagccctctgccctgcaccccgacacacacactcagccttctgccctgcac encodes the following:
- the LOC120372405 gene encoding LOW QUALITY PROTEIN: enhancer of rudimentary homolog (The sequence of the model RefSeq protein was modified relative to this genomic sequence to represent the inferred CDS: inserted 1 base in 1 codon) encodes the protein MSHTILLVQPTKRPEGRTYADYESVNECMERVCKMYEEHLKRMNPNSPSITYDISQFDFIDDLADXSCLVYRADTQTYQPYNKDWIKEKIYVLLRRQAQQASK